GCCATCCAAGCCAATCATTGACGAAACCTCCCAAAATACCTCCAGAAGCTGCTCCAATAGAATAGGCAACATTCCCAAGGCCTTGAAATATACCCCTATCTCTCAAGGGAATAATATCGGACATAGCAATTGTAGTTACCGCGTTGAATCCTGATCCTCCAATACCAGTAATGAATCTTCCAATTATCACACACTTGAAGTCTTTAAAGGAAGTGATGAAACatccaactccaaaaaaAACAGAACACGCCAACAATACGGGTTTCCTGCCAAAAATATCAGAGATTTTCCCGTATAATGGCTGGAACGCTGCTGCAGACAAAAGATAAGAAGTTGCAATCCAACTCATGTTGGGAATTTGGTGCAAATCCGATGCTATAACCCCCAATAAAGTCGATACCACCGTGGCATCCAAAGCACTTAAAAAAGCAGCAAATAAGGAGGCAGTAATGAAAGTGTATAGTTTCACTCCTGTTAAAGCGTAGCCCTTATCGTCATCTTTTGGTGCAACGATAGAGTCCAGGTCCCCGGCGATGGAGCTATAGTTATTGGGGTGCAGCAAaagaagttcttcttcggcAACAAGCTCACTGGCAATTAGCCCTGGCGTGCCACTAGATGTGTCATTCAACTTGCTGGGTTCAAGATGTGGTTGGTGAGTTTTGCTCATATTCCTACCAAAACTGTGAATTTCTAATCTCTAATCTTTCGTTGATAAATGTTTCGCGGATAAGACGAACTTTTCTGTGGATCCCCCCCCCCACCTGCAAGGTTGGAAAAGTGGGAGAATGCAAATGTTAACTGTATTCAAACTAGTCTAATATATTTTAAGGTCTATTGCAAAAGCTCGTCTCTAAAATGCATTATAACATTGCTCTGCTTGCTGCTCAGTCTTCTGGTCTCGAGATTCTTTGTTCTTTGTTCCAACCGTTTAACCTGCCGTTCTTGTCTGCTGAGTATCTTGGCACTAAGCCCTGGAGCATAACGACGGTCCACAAGGGCAATAGATCTTTGAGATTCTCTCGAATTACGAACCAACGACGCTGGTGGATGCGAGTATTTGAACATACTTCGATGTCCCACTTCAAGACCTGAAGGTAATGTCTTTGAAAGTTTCTTTGCAACAAAATGCTCGGATGTGTGTATAATCACTTGGTCATTTTGTTCACCATCTGCAACTCTCTTTGCAGTCTCAGCTTCAAAGCCGTAGAACTCAGCAACCACATTCTTTTCTGCATCCGACTCATAAGGAAGCTTACAATGGCCCTTGCAAATCATATGTTGTCTGATactttccaagttcttaCCAACAAACCCACATACCAAGCACTCTTTATCGAGCACAATTACTTCACTGAGAAATGTAAGTAGCCCATCCAAGTCTTGTAAGAATGGCCTTTCTGGGAGGTATAACCCATGCTTTCTATACATATGCTCCACATTGGTTTCTACTTCGTTATTATTGAGTCCACAGTAAAAGCAGAAGCTCACAGGCATCACCTCCGTGAGCCCATCATCAAGTGATTCCGCTTCCGATTCGGTagcctcttcttcagttgTGGAATCAAATTCCCAATCACTATTGGAGTGGTCTGTCAAATTGAACTCAGATGCTGTGTCTATATTAGATTCAGATTCTTCGTGCACACTCACGCCGTCTCCAAGAGAAAATTGGGAAAATTCACTAACCACAGACGTAGCAGGACTGGATTCTCTGTTGAGAGTATTGCTTTGAGTACTCAAAACTCTACCTCTTATAATTTCTGACATAGTTTTGGATTTTCCGCCAACTTTCTTGGGCTTAACAGAAAAtccaaactcatcaacCTCGCCCCTTATCTCAGCCAACCGCTGCTGTTGCAAGATCTTGTGTGCAAATACATCTGATGAGATGGGCGGGAGTTGTGCCACTCTTCGCTTCAAATTATACCGGTGCCATTCGGTTTTCATGTGCTTCCTTTGCATGTCAGCGGCAATAAACTTGATCCCACATGTATTACAGATAAACGACACCGTCAGAGGTGTCGCCATTTGGGGTACAAAACTAGTTATATCCGTAGACATGGTGGTTAAAATCAATATGAGAAAATGCGCAAACCTCACTCAatttttgtgtttgattCTATGGTACACTACATATATGCAAAAATAGTTACTGATTAAATTGAGTGGAAAACTCTGGCCACGTTCTCTTGTATAAGTTCATTGCCACTACATCTTGAGCAGACAATTTGCCCTCAAAACTGGCCTTGAGGTATCCATGAGTACCTAAACTCTCTCTGATAAACCCGGTTCTTCCCAGAGTGGTATAAATAGGCACGGCTTTAAACCAGTTAATATCTTCAGGGTTGAAGAACATATACCGCACAGTAACAACATTCTTATGTATCTTCAATGGGTGACCAGTTAAGATGGCTCTTTCTGCCACCACTCTTGTGTGGTCACAATTCAAAAAGGTTCCCTGGCCGATTATCTGTAAGGATCCATCTTCTGCCTGTCTGAAGAAAATGGTTGGAGCGTTATAGAAAAGAACTGGAGCAATACAGGTGGCAATGGAAGCATTTCCTGGGTGATGGAACCGTTCGAGTTTGTGGACGTTATTTGGACTATTACTGGCCTGGTTGAAAATTGGCTTGATAACTTGTCTTCTAGGTCCGTATTGGGCAATGATGGTTTCCTTTGACGGAATTGACTCCTCGAAATCTTCCCAGTTTTCATagaagaagttcaccaCTGCTAATTTGTGTTCGTGTTCTAACAAGCCATATACAATGTATGGTTTGGTGGTACAATCTTGAATGATATCAGCTGGGGCCTTGATATAAATCTTTACCTTGTTACCGATAGTAACCTGGGCATTTTTGATGGCTTCTTTGTGAAccttgtttttggtggatttaTAGTTGGAGATTCTCAAAAGTCTGGACCATTCCTTTGGAGCTTCGTCGTCATATTCGTCGTAGTCCCAATCACAGTTAGCCAAAGACTTAAGACCTCTGTACTTATTCAATACGTCTTTAGCGGATTCATTTGGATGCAATTCGATCTCATCTGGAAactcttgatcttctttggcattGGCTCTGAATTCTGCTAATTGTCTCTGTTCTTCCTCTGGTGATAAGTCTACAAACATCTCCGACTCTCCATTTTCAGTAGTCCCATTCatatcgtcttcatcagcttccatctcatcatcatcctccAAATGattatcttcaaatcctgggaactcatcttcatcaacactTTCTACATCCGAGACACCTTCCAACACATCATCCAACAACCACTTGCTTTGATATTCAGAAGTACCCTGAGGAACCTtgaattttcttctttgtaaGTCTCTGGACCCGTCGTCGAAATACTCCTTTCCATCCATACGAACTCCATAGTCCAAGTTATTTCCTTCGTCTTCAAACCCGTCCCAGTCATCTTCCATTTGCACTTCTTCTGGATTCAACTCCTCCAAAGATTCCTGGTTTTCGTCAGGTAATATGTAATCTCCCATTTCTCTAGAAACCTTTTCAATATGGTCAATTTGGAAATCTCCCTTTCCAGGTATATGAATTAAGTTGTTGCAGTTAAAACCAACACCACGAACGGTTCCTTCAagcaccaccaagttgccGTCTTCCGCATAAACGTTATCGGTCACCATATACCCTCTAGCATCTCTCCATTTCACTGACTTAGGAAATTTCTGACAAATGGTACGAATACAAGTCAAACAGTCTGATTCGGATTCCAAGGCATAAAGCTTCTCTTCGGTTGGAAAGAAATGCTTGAAATATGACGATAAAGATTGTCTGATATCATTTTGtaagttcttcttggggaAAGCACTCACCAAGTTTGGAACAACTCCAAATACAGAAGCAATACCTTGGGCAGTTACAGCTCTTAGGATCTGTTCTCCGTAAGTagtttcaacttcttgtgtGGCAGAGATTCCGAAAAGAACAAAGTCAGACACTTTAGCCGCATCCAAAATAGATAACAAATCATTGGAATCTGGCACTatgatcttcaaattaGATCTGAATCTTTGTACTCTGATGTTTGTGACAGAAGGGAGTTTAAATTCGTATTCAATTTCATTTGGGTCTTTAACTATATTCACGAGACTCGATGCAATTTGAGCAGCAGATATATCGTTAGTCAAGGGAATTATTGTTACCACCTTTTCAGCTCCTTGGAAACCTTCAAACACCTTACGAGTCAATTTGGTTTCTAAGATTTTATTCTCCTTTAACTGCTTGATttgattctttctttcaattttaGACATCAGCTTGATCTGCTTACCAGACCCACTAGACTTTTCCACTTTACCCTTGgtgatattcttcaaatgaCCCTTGGTAGCATGCTTGGCCTTGAAGGGCTTGTGGTCCTTTTTGACTGTAGCTCTATGTGAGTGACCTCCTTGAACCATATTTGTTCTGGTAATGGATTTATAAGTAACTAACGCTTATGATAAtatcatctcatctcatgGCAGAAAATTATTTTCGAGATTTTCACGTGTTTTTCCTTAGGGCTTCCCCTAGAGTACTTTTGTGACTGCATTATACGCAAGTTTTGTGTCACTAGGTTTTTTCGCTGCTTTCTCACTCTCAAATTTTTACGCTTCTCACGgtttgaaatttttcattaaCTTCAGAGTTATTATCATATAATATCAATTAGTAAAAGTATGTCGAACTGAAAGACAGAACAATAGAAACGAATGAAATCATGATATACTACAGTCCCTatcaattccaactttACCCAGTCCAGGGTTTATTATTTTTATCGAAGGACCACCAGGTCCCAGTCAACACATTCACCTCTGTTTGTGGTGTCCATATATATGATGAGAAGTTTGCAAATATAGCGGAGATGCCCAACAACGTCTTGGTGTTATTGGGTGAAGACTGACATTTTTAAAGTCGTATCATCTTGAAGCATCTCCCAACAAAAGCTACCAAAATTAAAGCGAATTAAATTCACCTCCCCTTTATTCAATATTCATGATTTCAGATTCGTTTTCTTTGTCAGTTAATGAGGCCCCAATACTAACATTCATCTAGATGGCTCACGAATCTGTTTGGTTTTCCCACCCAAGAAACTTCGGTAAAGGTTCTAGACAATGTAGAGTCTGTTCCTCCCACTCTGGTTTGATCAGAAAATACGGTTTAAACATCTGCAGACAATGTTTCAGAGAAAAGGCTACTGACATTggtttcaacaagttccGTTAAGTTATTTTACTAAAAGTATTGCATTAAAAGATTCTTTTAAGTAACTTTTTATTTAAAATGGCTTACTGTGTATAATTAATTTAATGGTCTTATATACCTATAGGCTTAACCTTTAGTATATCAAATATAAATTTTCAGTATAGTAAGCGAAGAAATGGACGTATCTGATTCACTAGTTCAAGGGGTTGTTTCCCAAGATCTAGTTACGTCGTCAATAATGACTTTGGGACCATACCCAATAAAGCATGCTCCGTGGTGATAAGATTATGTCTAAACATAAGTCCAGCACTTCAAAGGGGCCCAAGAGTACTACAGTGAACAATTACATTCGACATACAATAGAGAAAAGAGTATATGTCCCATTAATCGACATTCCAAATCCATCGCCTCACTAAAGAGACCCAACGGATAACGAACTTCCATATGGGATTCATTCATCTCGGGAAAGAAAATTATAATTATAATATGGCAACGGTGGTAACTTGACAATTTGCATTAACCCGTCGTGGCAAAATATTCCCTGGCTTTTTGattaaagaagaaaagaaaattTGGAGATGCTTTTTCGATTTTATACTCAGCTTCTGAGAATTTTACCCGGACTTGATGTGGTGTACACCTGATAATGTTCTAATATTAGTGATAAAGTGATTAGGTAAGTACATAGTgcttgaagaagtggtgATCCTTCCGTGGGGTTTTATGTTGGTTTTGTCAAGGTTATGTGAACTTGATTTTAAAAATATTTTGTGTAATAAAGTAAAAGCTGCAAATTTCATCCAAACTTCACAAAATATACATGCAATGACAAACAATTGCTAGAAAAAACAAGCGAAACAAATAATGTCcactttgaagttgatagTGACACGATCTTTGCCAATTGTTATTCCACAGACACTTTAAAGGGATTTTATCTATGTTGTAGACATTTCTAGTTTTCTAGCTGGATTCCTTAAGCCAAGTGCGTaaattcaaaatcattgaaacTGCCAATAATGTCAGGAAATGGGATCAAGGCATTATCTTTTTTGCTAGTTGGAAGCATCAGCTGGTACGCCGGCGTAAAGTTTTGGCAGCCTTTAATTGTGTACGTAAGAACCTTTCATCCTCCAAAGTTCATTGGACCTATTTACTAACCGACTATTATCTAGTGAGCAGCTCAAGAAAGATGGAAATTTAAGGACTGACGTTGAAATTCCTGAAATCGAAACGCAACCAGAGTCTTGGGAAGATGTTAAATCAAGCATAAGGGCAACCATTCATCCCGAAGTCGAGGCTAAGAAGGATAATAAGTTTGCACAAAGTTTAAACGAAAATGTTGTGGAGATACAACAAAACAAAGAATCCAACTCTGGCAAGTAGTTCACCTTACTAAACTGTTGGAATCCCAGCACAAATATTCTAGCTTGTATAATACTTTATATGAACATTATCATTAGATTATATCACATTTCATTTTGATTCCTGCACCTCATCCCAGTTAGCGACTATACTCATCTCAGAAAAAAATAACAGTAGACTACACCAACACATCGTGAAATGGGTAAATTAAAGAagggaagaagaaaccagaGGGCCAGACATAATCCGATAGGCAAAAAAGGTCAAAATGGTGTaagtgatggtggtgaagcCAAGAAAGATGAAACTACCAGAAACAACAGAATCTTACCattgattgaaaaattaCTGTCTTCGAGTACCAATGACAGGTCTATGGCATTGGGGGCTATAACTGTTCTTTGTGAAGACAACAGAATGAGAAAGTTGTTGTTAAAAGAGAAACTCGTTCAAATTATCATGGAACAATGCCTAAACGACAATAGTGATGAGGTTGTTGTCGAAGCTTTTGGCTTATTGAGAAACATCGGTATTGATGAGGGATATGACATTTTGAAATATTACTGGAGATCCAACATTTGGATCACCATTGAGAATtcgttgaagaaggtaCAAGAGTCCTTTAAATACTTGCAACAACCACCTTCCAAagaattgaccaagaaacaaaaggaGGACGAGAAATCGAAACAGCAGTTACTATTTGATTTCACAGAACACTTATTATCGTTGGTTGTTGTGATAGCCAGTGGATCTGATGACCTTTATGACATGGTAtttgagaagcttgaaCCTGTATTGAACTTGGCgattgacttgatcaacttcaatatatcttcaaacaagttATCAATtaaattgttcaacaccttaTTGGATTTCATCTATGAATTTTGCAGTGAATCGAATGAGTTCATCCAAAAATTGGCCacttccaacttttcattaGAGTCTGTGAACACTTTTGTCCACTCCGAATCTCAAAAGTCCAACAATTTAGGCAAAGCCTATGTTGGAGGTATAACGTTCCATATCAATGAGGTAATGAAAATGAATTCAAGCAAGAATCAGGTTTGCCATAAGATCTTATCGAGTCTTTTCAACAATCTCACTACTATAGATTTGGAACAATTGAAAAGTGACTTGAATTCCAAGGACAACGCAAATGAACCACTTTATGCATCAGCGCCAGAAATCACACAA
The sequence above is drawn from the Yamadazyma tenuis chromosome 3, complete sequence genome and encodes:
- the REH1 gene encoding zinc finger protein reh1 (COG:S; EggNog:ENOG503NY4Z), with product MSTDITSFVPQMATPSTVSFICNTCGIKFIAADMQRKHMKTEWHRYNLKRRVAQLPPISSDVFAHKILQQQRLAEIRGEVDEFGFSVKPKKVGGKSKTMSEIIRGRVLSTQSNTLNRESSPATSVVSEFSQFSLGDGVSVHEESESNIDTASEFNLTDHSNSDWEFDSTTEEEATESEAESLDDGLTEVMPVSFCFYCGLNNNEVETNVEHMYRKHGLYLPERPFLQDLDGLLTFLSEVIVLDKECLVCGFVGKNLESIRQHMICKGHCKLPYESDAEKNVVAEFYGFEAETAKRVADGEQNDQVIIHTSEHFVAKKLSKTLPSGLEVGHRSMFKYSHPPASLVRNSRESQRSIALVDRRYAPGLSAKILSRQERQVKRLEQRTKNLETRRSSSKQSNVIMHFRDELLQ
- a CDS encoding uncharacterized protein (COG:S; EggNog:ENOG503PHSA), which translates into the protein MGKLKKGRRNQRARHNPIGKKGQNGVSDGGEAKKDETTRNNRILPLIEKLSSSSTNDRSMALGAITVLCEDNRMRKLLLKEKLVQIIMEQCLNDNSDEVVVEAFGLLRNIGIDEGYDILKYYWRSNIWITIENSLKKVQESFKYLQQPPSKELTKKQKEDEKSKQQLLFDFTEHLLSLVVVIASGSDDLYDMVFEKLEPVLNLAIDLINFNISSNKLSIKLFNTLLDFIYEFCSESNEFIQKLATSNFSLESVNTFVHSESQKSNNLGKAYVGGITFHINEVMKMNSSKNQVCHKILSSLFNNLTTIDLEQLKSDLNSKDNANEPLYASAPEITQDIDQQIAGSSAEKDLAKANLQNIEIVLDLTTSVFEYLAINENFEEPPELSPELIELIFKVIVPSIIELIKFNQANENILSLSDKLIVCLNNLAWLLLSSESLPVEWFNVSSAIWDLTIEVSQTDDELLQKDCLNLLWAITKALGPEIKSKIDPQMINQLIQKCNDYISDWTSGNFNPDHLEYYLAIIGFSGSVAIIIDNTTVTYQISEFLLRTIEVFISVHNLPAAVELVLESLNLIFEIFGDKSYAYDNEIYVQKQYNQRLRQYELPAKEMYKKIDKHKYAELKIKGEETFINIGRFIQYKESEQ
- the TSR1 gene encoding ribosome biogenesis protein tsr1 (BUSCO:EOG092615SM; EggNog:ENOG503NVCU; COG:S), which encodes MVQGGHSHRATVKKDHKPFKAKHATKGHLKNITKGKVEKSSGSGKQIKSMSKIERKNQIKQLKENKILETKLTRKVFEGFQGAEKVVTIIPLTNDISAAQIASSLVNIVKDPNEIEYEFKLPSVTNIRVQRFRSNLKIIVPDSNDLLSILDAAKVSDFVLFGISATQEVETTYGEQILRAVTAQGIASVFGVVPNLVSAFPKKNLQNDIRQSLSSYFKHFFPTEEKLYALESESDCLTCIRTICQKFPKSVKWRDARGYMVTDNVYAEDGNLVVLEGTVRGVGFNCNNLIHIPGKGDFQIDHIEKVSREMGDYILPDENQESLEELNPEEVQMEDDWDGFEDEGNNLDYGVRMDGKEYFDDGSRDLQRRKFKVPQGTSEYQSKWLLDDVLEGVSDVESVDEDEFPGFEDNHLEDDDEMEADEDDMNGTTENGESEMFVDLSPEEEQRQLAEFRANAKEDQEFPDEIELHPNESAKDVLNKYRGLKSLANCDWDYDEYDDEAPKEWSRLLRISNYKSTKNKVHKEAIKNAQVTIGNKVKIYIKAPADIIQDCTTKPYIVYGLLEHEHKLAVVNFFYENWEDFEESIPSKETIIAQYGPRRQVIKPIFNQASNSPNNVHKLERFHHPGNASIATCIAPVLFYNAPTIFFRQAEDGSLQIIGQGTFLNCDHTRVVAERAILTGHPLKIHKNVVTVRYMFFNPEDINWFKAVPIYTTSGRTGFIRESLGTHGYLKASFEGKLSAQDVVAMNLYKRTWPEFSTQFNQ
- a CDS encoding uncharacterized protein (EggNog:ENOG503PVRR), with the translated sequence MLRGDKIMSKHKSSTSKGPKTGFLKPSAEQLKKDGNLRTDVEIPEIETQPESWEDVKSSIRATIHPEVEAKKDNKFAQSLNENVVEIQQNKESNSGK